The DNA sequence TGAAGATAGTCATAGAATGTTGCATGTTTCTGAGGATAACTGGACATATTGTAGTTTATAGCATGAAACCAATAACCAGAAAACATACATTtagtaaaaaatttcatttgtgACAACACCAATACGATGTATTGTACAATTGAcaacatattaataatatatgacATAATATTTCATATGTGTTGGTACATGCTTAAAGTAAGTTTACAGTGCTTTGGTTTTAAGCTTTTTAACCTTTATCACTTTGATGAAAGTAGATTCAACCTGGCTACTGGGACACAAATCAATGGATGAAGTCTGGGGAGGGATATTCCAGGTCCCTCTTTCATGTCAATTGCTCCGCTCACCTTCCATTCAAAGCACTGAATCATTGCCGCAAGGGTTGTCTGAACAATTTGCAGTGCAAGTGAGGTTGCAGGGCATCCTCTTCTACCACTCCCAAATGGCAGAAGCTGAAAATGCTGACCTCTCAAATCCAACTGCCTATTGCCGCTCCCTTCTTCACTGAGAAACCTTTCTGGCTTGAACTCAAGCGGGTTGTCCCAGTGATTTGGATCTCTTCCCAGAGCCCACACATTGACAATCAACTGGGTCTTCTCTGGAATGTCATAACCACAAACAGTGCATTTCTCTGATGACTCTCTCACTATCAATGGCCCTGCTGGGTGGAGCCTGAGTGTTTCTTTCACTATAGCTTTGAGGTAAGGGAGATTAGCAATATCTGACTCTTCAACTAGTCTGGCTTTTCCACTTACTGAATCAATCTCTTGTCTTGCTTTGTTCATGATATTTGGATGGTTTATTAGCTCTGCTAATGCCCATTCTATAACAATGGCTGATGTGTCTGTCCCAGCTACAAATATATCCTGTAGAAAAaagttaagaaaatattttctttttattcaaattaaaaatgagCAGCAGATTATATACATAAACAGTACTGCTAGCACTTTACCAGGATGAATGTCATAATGTCTTGTCTTGTTAATCTAATCTCTGAGCTCTCATCTTCTGATATATCAAGCAAAATGTCGAGCAAATCCTTCACTGATCCATTGCCACCTCCTCTTTTTCCCTCCTTCCTAGCCTCTTCATGCTCTTTTACAATCCGCTCCATCATGGTGTCAAAATCATCACGGATTTCTTTGAGTTTTCTTCCAAATCCTTGCAAATCGATGTTCTTACATAATTCAATGTAATCCGACAAGTTAAATTTCCCAGTAATCTCTGCCGTCTCTTTAACCAACTTCCTCACCAGGTTGGCTTCGTTTTCATTATCACAACAGCTTTTGCTTATACTCATCCTTGAAGTAATATTATTAGTCAACTTTAAAAGTTCTTCTCCAACTTCAACTGCTTCATTTTTAACGGCAATTTTCTGCATGAATTCTAGGAAATTGTTTATCTCTTCGCGTCTAATGGGAAGAAACTGTTCAAGTCTTGGTCCACCGAGAAGTTCAGACATGCAGAGTTTCTTCATGAACTTCCAGTAAGGTCCATATGGTGCAAAGATGAAATCCTCGGAGCCATGGGAGATATATTCTACAGCAGTCCTTTGAGGGCGGTTTGAGAATGAAGTTTCATGGGTTTTAAGGAACTCTTTGACAATTTCTGGGGACGAAGCAACAACACAAGGCTTGGAGCCGAGGTAAAGATGGATTAGAGGTCCATAGTGGTTGGATAGTTTGTGAAGATCTTGGTGTGGCAAAGTTCCGAGCAGGTGGAGGTGACCAACGATTGGAAGAGCCAGTGGGCTCGGTGGAAGACGAATCTTGGTTTTAGTTCTGGTTAATATGGCTCGGACCAGGATGGTGGAGATCAGCCAGACAAGGAAAACTATCATGTAGCTTTGGAAATCTGCCATTGATGAATCTTAACTAGTGAAATTAGTGGAGGCAGCGAGAGACAAATAGAAAAtccaaaagtaaatataaacacTCAAATCTTGtgaagatttcttttttttttttaaataaaaaaaatatgcctCTTATTAATTTCATGGCAATCAAAATTTATCACTTATTTTCTTGACATCTTaaactaacaatttttttaatctaaatcttaaattaacaattgaaaacaaaattaatctaaataattataatgttaacaaaaaaaaaatgatagattaTATGACAAAAgagacaaaaataataattttgaatttaattaagtAGAAACCACATTTTGAATTGATCAAAAGATTGTGAAGCTAtccacaattattattattattattatcattttttaacaTGGCTATTTTTAGAACGGGTcaaaatgcataattaatttgTACAGAAACAAATTGGAATGCAAAATCATAGCCTTCGGTCGTTAGGATCACTTTCAAACGCCCATATCATCAACTTTAAGCTctctaaatttaatatatgctttaatcatttttttaattaattattctacTCCAAGTATTCAGAATTTAACTTTATAAGTTTCCCACTTGGCCTTTTCTTTTCAGGGAACATTAAGTCCATTATAAATTAGTAATGATTGAGGTTCACGATAGCGGCATAATCAACATGGATCGAGTTTAATCAATTAACCCACTTGGAGTAGAAAAATAGAACCCAGCTTGAAAGAGAAaaacatttgtttttgtttgacgaaaaaaaaaaaaaaaaaaaacaaacaaagaattACAGAACTAGTTTGTCTTTTTCGAATGGAACCTACGAATTCATCCAAACAAAAATCTTGATACATATCAGTAGACAACTAGcaattctatatatatgaactttgtaaattgcattatttattttagaaacattTGGTGTCGATATTGTATTCTATATATATGAACCTTTTAAACggcattatttattttagaaacatttggtgtcgatattgttatttaattagtttttattttttaatgggttAAAATAATTTCTAGAAAAATGGAAGACAAGTTGGTAATTAGAAATTTGTtgagaaatctttttttttttttttttcaatggaagCTACAAATTCGTTGAAACTACATTGttagaatttagaaatattggaattcaaactttttttttgagaaaatctTGCCTAACATTGTGGTACCATTTCAAGTTATTCAATGCCATTTGTTTAACAACTTTAAAAATCATGctaattaacttttttcttttaaattttaaagtaaaaaaaagtcGTTTTTGCAAaagcttttcttttccttggaTATGGTTCACCCTTTTGACTCAATGGAcactatgaatatatatatatatatatatataatgataaagagaaattctagttagaatataaaaatatctgtttacagttcttaaaattttatattctcaTAATATATCTAATtcctattaaatatttttctattttcagtttttaaaagtcaaaattttccatttgttataatttgttttatgtAAGGACT is a window from the Ziziphus jujuba cultivar Dongzao chromosome 11, ASM3175591v1 genome containing:
- the LOC107404699 gene encoding cytochrome P450 93A3 yields the protein MADFQSYMIVFLVWLISTILVRAILTRTKTKIRLPPSPLALPIVGHLHLLGTLPHQDLHKLSNHYGPLIHLYLGSKPCVVASSPEIVKEFLKTHETSFSNRPQRTAVEYISHGSEDFIFAPYGPYWKFMKKLCMSELLGGPRLEQFLPIRREEINNFLEFMQKIAVKNEAVEVGEELLKLTNNITSRMSISKSCCDNENEANLVRKLVKETAEITGKFNLSDYIELCKNIDLQGFGRKLKEIRDDFDTMMERIVKEHEEARKEGKRGGGNGSVKDLLDILLDISEDESSEIRLTRQDIMTFILDIFVAGTDTSAIVIEWALAELINHPNIMNKARQEIDSVSGKARLVEESDIANLPYLKAIVKETLRLHPAGPLIVRESSEKCTVCGYDIPEKTQLIVNVWALGRDPNHWDNPLEFKPERFLSEEGSGNRQLDLRGQHFQLLPFGSGRRGCPATSLALQIVQTTLAAMIQCFEWKVSGAIDMKEGPGISLPRLHPLICVPVARLNLLSSK